The following is a genomic window from Miscanthus floridulus cultivar M001 chromosome 14, ASM1932011v1, whole genome shotgun sequence.
TGGGCCATGCCCGGCCCGTGCTCTCCCTCCCCGGTCTTTTCGTCGCTTTCCACGCGCGCTGCTGGCTGCCACGACAAgacgcgacggcgacggcgacgacgtacGGTGCCTTTTCCACCGCCGGCCGGCCCCAGGCTGCTGCCATTCATTTCCCATCCATCCCATCGCCTATTCGTCTCTCCTTGATTTTCCTCCGCTTGTTTAATTGGTGGCTGTTTAGTTACATTTCAttttgcatgaagtattaaatataaataaaaaataaaactaattatacagtttagacgaaattcacgatacgaatcttttaagcctaattagactatgattggacactaattgtcaaataacaacgaaagtgctatagtgctATTTCGCCAAAAATTTTACAAACTAAATAAAGCCTTTGGTGAAATTTATGATTTTAGTTAAcgtagtatttttgtttttatttagtaattagtatttaattataaattaattaggcttaaaatgttcatctcgtgatttctaataaaactgtgtaattagttttttcgtctacatttaatacttcatacacgTATCGTAAAATTTAATATAATAGTTACTGTAACATTTTTTAGAAAAACTTTTTAGAATTAAACCAGGCCCGAACGAACGAGCATGATTTTCGCATGGTTTGAACCCTATTCGCTTGGCGGTACTTTTTCCGAAAAAAAAACAGTATTTAACAATATTTTTCGGCGAAAGCCCTGCACACAGCCAGAGCGGCCTGCCCGTTCCATCTCCTCTCCAACAGTCTAGTAGTAGTCTTCTTTTCTCTCTCCATCCCCCACTGCCTCTGCGTGCCCAGAGAGAGCCGGGGTAGCCAGTACTGCGAAGTCAGCTCGGAGTAGAGAAAGCACCCGCGCCCCACCCCCAGAACCACGTACTGGTGCTGTACCCGCCCTGCTGCAGCTGCACGCCCCTCCATCTCCATGTGCATGCTGCAGCCGAGCTGAGCTGCATGTCTGGGCGTAGCCGTGTCCCGTCTCCCGTCTCTGCTCTCTCGTGTGGTGTGTGGCGTCCATGCTCCACTGCTCCATCCTAGCTAGAGTAGCTTCGTTCGACTAGCTGTGCTCTCCTCTCACTCACACTCTCTCTACCGCTCCCTAAACCTGTCTACTCCCCTTTATATACACGCGCGCCCCCTTTCCGGGCATCCTTTTCCTCCCCGCCCTCGCCTCCCCCGTCTTTTCCTTTCCGCGTGCCCTAATTTCTCGCCGCGCCTTGTCTCCCACCCCCACCCCGCTCGCcgcgacctcctcctcctcctatacATACAGGCACGGACAGACAACACAAGCTTGCTCACTGCACTCGGCCCCCGGCCGTGGAAAGGAATCTTTCAGCTCACACCTCCCTATCCCTCCTCAGTCCTCCCCCCGTCCcgtcctcccttctcctctcctgcTGCTACTGCTCGCCAGGTCCCTCTGCTCGTCGTCTTCAACCTCGCAATTATTTGAGCTCCCCTTCcgtccttcctcctccctctctctctctcttccaacCGCCCAGGACAGGAGAGAGGAAGGAGGCCAAGGACTCTGCCGGCCAGGATGGTGTAGCCGTGCCTCTGTAAGTGAACGCCCGCTCCGCTCGCATCCGAATCCAAAGCTCTTCATTTATCATCATCGTATCAGCTTACTAGCTGTAGTACCATCGTCCAGTTTGCAGATGCTGCTAGAATGCTTGCGCTCTTGTAAAGCTCGGTTCGTGTGCTTGCCCTTTGTTCGGTTTAGCCGGCCTGTCGGTCGTCCATGGGTGGATTCGGAGGAGTAGTGGCGGTCTGATCTGGTTTTAGTATGTCTTGAGTTCTCTTTTTGGATTGGGATTGTAGCGGCACCTGCTACGTAGTACTCTGTGGTAGATGTTGATTTGTGACAAGGATTGTTCCTCAGTTTCCGGGTCTTATTTTACTAGGAAATGGGCAAAACTGCAGCAGCTGAATGTGATGTGCCCCCTGTTTTCTTTCTGTTCTTTATTTCGTGGGTTTCCCCCCTTTCTTTTGTGCGCGTGAGGAGATTTTGTGTTGCTGATTCCAAAATGGCACCTACTCCTACTAGTTAGTTCTTGGATTTCCTGCGTGTCGGCGAACTGATTGATGGTCACGAGTGCCTCGCGAATTCTTCTGCAACTTCGTGTTTAACACAGATGTGCAGTTCCGGATTCGTTTTTGATTGGCAGAATCGTCGTTTGGTGTCATCTTAATCTCCCATGAGAATATGAGATAGTAGATTACACGAGTTGGACAACTTTTCCGTGGCTCTTGAGGTTATATATAGTTCAGTCTCAGATTCTTCCCCGGCCGCCGGGAACGCCATGTTTTCTTCTTCCATCATTTCTAGCTTGATTGCTTCATGATTGATCTCATCTCGGCACTGATTTCCCCTGCCTGCCTTCCCTTTGGAATATTCACCACTTGCATCGGAgtacgagtaataggaccaggaGCAAGGATGCAAAATGATGCGGAAACCGGGAAAAAAAAGAATTGCTACCCTAGTCCTCACCCAGCAGTCCACTCCATTACTCCAAGCAGCCCTACACAGATCCAAGTCCCATCCTACTTGTACCCTACTACGTCGTAGAGTACCACAACACTGATCTGGCTTCGACACATCGCTGCCAGCATTGTTGGGCTCTGTTTCCTCATCATCATGGTTATGCTTGATTAGACTTAGTAGATTTCATACAACCAACCAATCTTGAACACCACTTGGCCATTCCATGATTGTGTTGGGTACCTCTCCGTCAAAATCTGCTTTTGTGTGTCTCGTACTCCTATCCTCTTTTTACAGTTTTACAACCAGCCAAATCAGGCCTTTGATTAAACCCAGGGGTAAAATTTAGGGTGTCACATCGGTTGTCGTTTGTGGGGTtgtatattaataaaaaataaattacagcaTTCTTTAGtaaaatttattaagtctaattaattctcATTAGcgtatgtgttactgtagcaccccATGGTCGagggattaattaagcttaaaaaattagtcttgtaaattagtcgcaaaacTATGTGATTagttataattaattatttttagtctatatttaatacttcattaaTACTCCGTGCACGTGTCAATCATTCAGATGGGATAGGATGTAACAACATCCAGACATGTGATGGGAATGGGAGTACCCGGCATTATATTAGCATGGTGCCAAAGCGCGGATTAGGGCTGGTCCTGCGCGTCATCAACGTCACATTGATTCAGATTTGCCTCACATTCCCTCGCCTTGGTTTCTTCTAGCTTTCCCTGGGGTACGAGTATTTGGTTGGCATTAAATCTGGCAGATTTAGCTTCGTCCTCGTTCAAGCGCCACGTTAATGGCCGACGGCGACCCCGCTCCAGAAACAAGACAAGCGCGCGAGAAAACAGCGCGTGCTTGCTCGCCGTGCCCACACCTTTGTCTCCATGTGTGTCGGCGTTCTGAGATTGATAGCTGCGCCCGTCGTCGCCACTTCACAGTAGCTAGCTGCAGTTCGGTTGGTTAACGTTGGTGAAGGTTGATGGGCGACACAGTAGCTAGTAGTAGCTTTGACAGTAAAAATCTAGTGGTTAATCTTGGGCCGTTAGTTACACTCTGCTCTGTCGTAGGTTAATTGGTGAAGAAAGCGACTGGAGAAATTAACTTCTTTTGGTCATACTGGAGTAATGATGTCCGGAGCCAGTTGCAGATTATCCTGTCACTTGAGTAATGATGGAGTAACAACTGTTAGAGCTGTTTCTGGAGCGTGCATTGGTGGCTGCCAATGCAGCTGCAGCGGCGAGTGGCGAGCTTTGCCGGCCACAGTTACTCCTCTCCCTGAAACCAGTAGTTATGAATGCTGCTATACAATGAATTAGAGCAACGAACCACCACCGAacgatatttttctcttacatcaaACCAGTGAATAGTAttttcaaccatggcttatcagtctAACAAGCCTAGATGAATAGGGCGGAAGATACTAAAAAAGACATCTGTGGTCTATGCAATAGTTATTAGCATACTTATTTAGTTATCCATGGCTTTCAGTCAGTTTGTTCTTGTTCTTTCTTTTTCACCGCTGATGAGCAAAAGATTTACTAGTAACTTCTAGTATATATATGATCCATGTTTACAATTTGATGTTCCTGGTTTTCTTGCAATGAGCTAATTAAAGATTTGATCTTTTTCGGTTTCGCATGGGCGGACACGCATATATACATGGAACCGTGGATGCAAATGCACATGCAACGCAAGCAGCGCGCATTATGAGGTGTGGTGGTGAGGGATGGGCGATGGCCTGCTGTGCAGATGAAGGAGCGACAGCGCTGGCGGCCTGAGGAAGACGCCGTCCTGCGCGCGTACGTCCGGCAGTACGGCCCGCGCGAGTGGTACCTGGTGTCGCAGCGCATGAACGTGGCCCTCGACCGCGACGCCAAGTCGTGCCTGGAGCGCTGGAAGAACTACCTCCGCCCCGGGATCAAGAAGGGCTCGCTGTCCGAGGAGGAGCAGCGCCTGGTGATCCGCCTGCAGGCCAAGCACGGCAACAAGTGGAAGAAGATCGCCGCCGAGGTGCCCGGGCGCACGGCCAAGCGCCTCGGCAAGTGGTGGGAGGTGTTCAAGGAGAAGCAGCAGCGGGAGCTCAGGGACAGTCGACGCCCGCCGCCGGAGCCCAGCCCGGACGAGAGGGGCAGGTACGAGTGGCTGCTCGAGAACTTCGCGGAGAAGCTCGTCGGCGAGAGGCCCCACCAGCAggtcgccgctgccgccgcgccaccgccgctgcttaTGGCCACGCCCGTGCTGCCGCCATGGCTGTCGCCCAACGCCGGCGCCGCTGTCGGCGtcacgcagccgccgccgcccagacCGCCGTCGCCGTCCGTGACGCTCAGCCTCGCGTCCGCCACCGTGGCCCCGCCCCCGCCCGCGCCGTGGATGCCGGAGCGCGCCGCGGCcgaggcggcggccgcggcgtacGGGTTCTCGagcccgcagcagcagcagcacggcgcCCCCGGCGgcgcgcccccgccgccgcctccgcatccgggcatggcggtggtggaggggcagGCGCTGTCGGAGCTCGCCGAGTGCTGCCGCGAGCTGGAGGAAGGGCAGCGCGCGTGGGCCGCGCACCGGCGGGAGGCGGCGTGGCGGCTGAAGCGCgtggagcagcagctggagatggagcgcGAGATGCGGCGGCGCGAGGTGTGGGATGAGTTCGAGGCCAAGATGCGCACCATGCGGCTGGAGCAGGCGGCCGCCGCGGAGCGCGTGGAGCGGGACCACCGGGAGAAGGTGGCCGAGCTCCGCCGCGACGCGcagctcaaggaggagaagatggCGGAGCAGTGGGCCGCCAAGCACGCGCGCGTCGCCAAGTTCCTCGACCAGATCGGTTGCTCCTCCCGCTCGTGGTCCTCTGCCACCGACATGAACTGTTGAGCTGGACAAACGAACCGCGCTGACCACACCGCCGCCATGGACGCGCTACGTGCTCCGCTTGACGACACTTTCTTGCCCTCTGCTGGGACGCGACATGTAAAACCGACAGCAATCagacgccgccgccatggatgATCCCTTCACTTGCTCGCGTTCACTTTCGCTTCGTTCACTTTCGCTTTCTTTTCTCATCTTTTATTTACAACTGTTGTTACGGTCGGTTCAATGCTTCTCTCTCTACTACTAGTTGATCATCAGAGTTAAGAAATGTAATGCTGCAGCTGCTGCTACTGTCGTAGTTTCCTCCTCTCTCTAAACTTGCGTTCTGTCATCAGTTCTTGATCATGCCAAGCTTCAACCTTAGCACTGAATAAATAAAGCGAGAAAAATTCAGACACAGTTTCAAATTCAGAGGCATGTGCTGCGGAAATGATGTTTCGTGATGTAGTTTTACAGAATTTGTAAGAGGGATGTCATCAGAAGGTGGTCACTAGTCCAAGAACCATGGGCTGCATATATGGGCTTGTCATCTGCACTTGCCTGTCCGAACAAGGAAGGGGCGGAGGCGACGAGGCCCAATAACCATGGCAATCAGAGTCAGGCTCAGGCACCAGCCTTCCGCCGTCCTCGTTACAACTTGGAAACCCGTCATCATTGCCATGGCTTGTACCCAATCCCGTGTTGTCTATGAAATAAAAAAGAGGGTGCTAAAAAAACATGTAaactgaaataaaaaaaaagatagtAGTGAACAACGTTTGTATGCTTATCTTGTTTTTTGAGGTGTCAATGTTTTTATGTtggactaaatttatagaaattttaccaacatttatatcttctaatatgtttattatgaaaatatatttcactaTTAATCCAATGATACTTGTAACACATCATAAAAAAACactattcttttatatatttaattaattttaaaaaTTCGACTTTTAAAAAATGAGATATATAGCTAGTTTAGGATAAATGACGATAAGATTCATCGAGTCGAATAAGGTTCCTGAAGTGATGGAGCCACCTTCATTGAGGGCCAAGCTTCTGCAGGAGACTATAAACATGTTAATCTTCTTAGACAATGCACACACGGCATGGTTCGCCAAGGTCACTAGTTTTTTTTTGCACGTTTCCTATACTTTGTGCCTAAAATTAATGCACTTCTTAGACCATGGCTTCGGGTTCGGGATGGGGGTTGTTGGAGGAGAAACATCTCCTTTGGCATTAGGAAAAGAGATTAGGGCCTTATTTAGATCaccttcaaatttcaagttttttcactctctctccatcacatcaatttttggacgcatgcatggagtattaaatgtaggtaaaaaaaataactaattacacagtttggttgtaaatcacgagacgaatcttttaagcctagttagtccatgatcagacaaagtttgttaaatacaaacgaaacgtgctacagtgtccagattgcaaaaaattgcaatctaaacaaggcctaggagaGACATACCGGTCAGACAAAGGAGGTGAGCAATAGGAGGAGGACAACGTTTGGATTAGGGAGGGGCAGGAGAGGCATGAGGGTGACCCTGTGACACCAGATTCGCAGGGAGGGTTCAGTTTTGCAACCTCACGTGTTGGAAGAAGACAACTCAAGGTTGGAGATTACTCAATAGCCGCACGACGAAGATCCAATTGCTCTGATTTCTGGTGCCGTGAGTAGACTTATAACTCTATTCTTAGTAACGATGCAAAGAAATGTCAACATTGACAtggttaataccaaagttgtatttcttaatgtgatctacaactttgtagttgaatttttttttctatttgaaGTTGCTATGGTCTTGAATGTGTATTTACAATTCTtatattttgaattcaaattctaaagtTTTCAAATGATCTCGAATGTTGACATAGTCAATACTAAAGTTGTAGTAGTTGACGTGATCTAAAAACTTTGTACTCCCTTCGTCCACAAAAGAGAGCAGTTCTCGCTTTTTGAGAAATCAAACAATTTGAACTCTTTTCGAGAAGTCTttaaaatttgaataaatttatataaaaagtactAACACTCATGATATATAATAAATGCCCAGGGTTACAATCAGTGGCAGTTTTGGTAGCTAGTCCTTCAaccgtgcccccccccccccccgcacacAGGTTACAACCTTAGGAGACCTAAGCCTTAggttttaatttttaattttcaCAAGTAGAAATTACTTATATTAATTTGTaggattattatttttattttctaaCACAATAATAGCCTTATAGATTCTTTGTATCTCTATAGATTTATGTTTCTCATACACATCCGTAGTTTTATATCCTCCGAATGCACCTACGTGCATCTTCGATGTCCATTTATTAGTTGGAACCTTAGTTTAAAGTATGGTGGCACTTATTGCGGCTTATGCCGTGTGATATGTCACGAATCTAGATTCtgatttttcaaattttaatCTTATTTGTAGCTACATATACTTATCCTCAAATTGAGTTGAAACTTGTGCTTATTATATCTTTTATTAACATATTTTATTGAAAACAAGGGTTTTATATAGTGATTGCACTCTTAAGTTCTATGATGGCATAAAATGGTCATTTCAATTAGAGATCCATCACGTAGTTTAAGATCAGTAGTAGAGATTGAAGTGAGATCTATAACATGGGTGCTAACCATAAGAATATATTAATATATAAGCCAAATAATCACTGTTACTCCAAATAAATCTCAGAGACACAATTAGATGCAAATTTTAAAATTAGAATTGGGTAACTTACACAAACACAAACACAAACACAAAATTAGATGCAAATTTTAATGGGTTACATAGATTATCTATTATAATGGGGAGGGGGGGTGCGTAGTTAGATGCAAACTTAGGAGTATTTTAGATTATAATTTAGATATATTTCCTTGGGTTACTTTGAAATATATAATTATTTTTTAGAACAAAATATATAAGTCATGATTATTAGAGTCTACTACAATTATGGCCATTATTATCAATCATGATTAGAGTTCATCACAATTATGGCTAGACCTTTCTAATTCTTGTGAGAATTCCtaggtttagtttttttttcaagcATCATGATAATTAACGTGGAAGGTTTGTTAGGGACCCCTAGTTTGAACTCATTGGGTTTATTTTCTTCCAACACAATACTCCgtatgtatttagttgaaactAAGCTTAAGTTAAGCTATTATTGCATCTATTTCAGTGACATCATGAATCTATGAGCCTGTTTGGAGATCCACCAAACCACTCAAATTTCAATGTTAAACTTTAGTCAGGTTAAAGTTCTCCCAGCTAAACTTTAGTTAGGGTGTTTGGATCCTCCAGCCAATAGACTCAGCTAAACTTTAGTTGGGTTTAGCTGGGTTGAAGTAGCTAAactcagctaaactttagctggtcTTTTAGCTGGGCCTTTTGAATCCCTAGCAGCTAAATTTAGCCAGATGCAAACAGGCCCTATGTTTGGCTTTCAAAGTTCAATCTTATTTGCCTTTCAAAGTCCGATCTTACTATCTCCGTTGCATCTTTTTTATCCATATGTTAAATAGAAACTATAGCACTTATTGTAATTTATATTTTATTCATTTAAAATCCCATGTTTTATTACTACATCTGTTACAACCACTGCTAGCTCAAAGTAATTAGAAGCAAAAAAACGAAAGTAGGAACAGAGAACAGGAACCACCATCTGAAGTTTGCAAAGGAAATCAATAGATTTCATAAATGAATTAGAAAAAAAGAACAACACATGGAGCTAACTAATTAACCTTACAAGGTTGTCATCGTCAGCCTAATACCATCAGTTACATTGCCACAACTTCAACAAAAGACCAAATAGCAGCACCTAAGTGGGGCAGCTGTGCTGCCTAGTCTTGCTCACCTCCATCCATAGTCCAAACAGCAAAATAACAAGTGAGATGATTAACACATTCTTCCAATAACTAGCCTTACCATCAGCTGGTGGAATGCCTTGAGAACAAGCATCTTGGGGCAGATTAGGGGGAAGGGGAGCTGCTGCTTCCAGAGGTGCATTGAAATCTCTCACTGATGCATGAAAAGCTACAACAGCCTGCTCATAGCTACTATACTTCTTGTATATAGCATTTTTGACCCCAAGGACTTGTTAACTGCACTCATGCCAAGTCAGGTAAACCCCAGGATTCTTCCCCTTGAAAACCACATAGCAAGTGCccatttttatgaaatgaaagaGTGGTTTAACCTCAGTAAAAATGAATGAATGAAACTTGCCATGATTGTAGAACTTGAAGATCTACGGTTTGTGATGAAACAAATCATTAATCTCAAGTCCCTCACTGATGACCAGCATCATCTAGTTGAAAGCAACAATGATGACATCATAGGCATTTTATATAGAATTGGCCTCAACTTATGAATCTAGTGGTGTAATTCATTATTTAATTCATTGGTGGTTGCCATACAAATAAAAAGCCAATAGAATAGCAAGGTACAAAATGCAGACAACAGAAGATTCAAATAGTCATGAAAACCCAAGGTCATGGCTAACATGGAACCTATCTGGCCATCCATCCTCTGACATCAGCCATGTGGAGTTGCTAGAGGATGGATGGTTTAGATAGATTTGATGACAATCATGAAAACCAACAAGAAGAAGCAATGGAAACCAACATCATCCACCTCATTTTTTGTTGACAGTTTGCGTCATAGGCCTTTTAAGTTTCCCAGAGTGCCCACCAATCCAAAGAAACAAAGCAAATAGTTCATAAGTAAGAGAATAAATAACAACTGGTCTCAAATAAAGTAGCCAACAGAGGCTACAAATAGTGCCTTACAACAACACGTTCTGCCCAATAGTTCAGGGCTCAAATGCCTACCAAGGTGCCTTCTAACATATTTAGTTAGCCACCCTCCTAGTAAAGAACCCAAAAGGATAGATGTGAGTCAGCCAAGTAAGCTACACAAAATACCTACAGCAAAGTGTGCTCAACTGTAGTCAAAAGAAGAGAGTGGGTGAGGGAggtggaggaactatacatctTAACAGTCAACCCCCTCATTGGCCATGTAGCCTAGCAGGAAGTGGAACTATATGTATTAGTTCTTGGCTAGGTAGTTCCTAAgccaaatgtccctatgtctgTCACTCATGCCAACAAATCccctgccttgggccttgttgtcTAGCAGGTAGGTGTAGGCAACTATTAGTGCCTCCTCAGTAAATCCAAGCATCTCCACCACAACAAGGTAGAGGTTAGCATCAACATGGACTGGTCCAGTCTCCCTAAGAGCATTGGCAACATTATTGACAACATCAGACATGTTTGTCAACATAAGCATCTCTTTCTCACTAAAGTTGCCTCTCTTCCTCTTTCCACCCACAAATGAGGACAGCAGCTCTGTGGCCTTACTACCTTCTCCGACCTCTGTTTGGGTCTTGGTAGTAGGGACATGGGGAAAGGGAGCACCCTCAGCCTTAGCAGCAACACTGTCTGCCTGGTTCACCCTTAGGGATTCACTAGACCCTTGTGCAAACCTACTAGTGGCCATGCCATGGCCAAAGATGGACTTCATCTCTGTGTAGAACTTTA
Proteins encoded in this region:
- the LOC136505503 gene encoding protein rough sheath 2; amino-acid sequence: MKERQRWRPEEDAVLRAYVRQYGPREWYLVSQRMNVALDRDAKSCLERWKNYLRPGIKKGSLSEEEQRLVIRLQAKHGNKWKKIAAEVPGRTAKRLGKWWEVFKEKQQRELRDSRRPPPEPSPDERGRYEWLLENFAEKLVGERPHQQVAAAAAPPPLLMATPVLPPWLSPNAGAAVGVTQPPPPRPPSPSVTLSLASATVAPPPPAPWMPERAAAEAAAAAYGFSSPQQQQHGAPGGAPPPPPPHPGMAVVEGQALSELAECCRELEEGQRAWAAHRREAAWRLKRVEQQLEMEREMRRREVWDEFEAKMRTMRLEQAAAAERVERDHREKVAELRRDAQLKEEKMAEQWAAKHARVAKFLDQIGCSSRSWSSATDMNC